A part of Methanohalobium evestigatum Z-7303 genomic DNA contains:
- the porB gene encoding pyruvate synthase subunit PorB, with protein sequence MKESLLCSGHSGCPGCCDAMIAKFVLRGIGENCIVSTPTGCLEVMTTPYPDTSWNVPWIHSLFENAGAVASGIESAWKAMNKDDDTKFVVIAGDGGTVDIGMRSISGAFERGHDITYICMDNEAYMNTGVQRSGATPYDASTTTSPAGKESFGNERPKKNMPEIMAAHGSPYVATASLAYPKDLMKKAKKAADIEGPTYIHAHAPCTTGWGFDTSKTVEVGKLAVQTALWPMYEMENGEITQVKKVKNPKPVEEYLKLQRRFKHLFTKEGGDEEIKKIQETANFNIKHFGLQ encoded by the coding sequence ATGAAAGAAAGTTTACTCTGTTCAGGACACAGTGGTTGTCCTGGATGTTGTGACGCAATGATTGCAAAATTCGTGCTGAGAGGGATTGGTGAGAACTGTATAGTTTCCACTCCAACCGGTTGCCTTGAAGTTATGACTACACCATACCCGGATACATCATGGAATGTACCGTGGATACACTCTCTTTTTGAAAATGCAGGTGCTGTAGCATCAGGTATTGAATCAGCCTGGAAAGCCATGAACAAAGATGATGATACAAAATTCGTGGTTATAGCAGGAGATGGAGGTACTGTAGATATAGGTATGCGTTCAATCTCTGGTGCATTCGAACGAGGGCATGATATTACCTATATTTGTATGGATAATGAAGCTTATATGAATACAGGTGTACAGAGAAGTGGAGCAACACCCTATGATGCATCAACCACTACCAGCCCGGCGGGTAAGGAATCATTTGGAAACGAACGTCCGAAAAAGAATATGCCCGAGATAATGGCAGCACACGGTTCACCTTATGTAGCAACAGCATCACTTGCTTATCCCAAGGATTTGATGAAAAAAGCCAAAAAGGCAGCTGATATTGAAGGGCCGACCTATATACATGCACATGCACCATGTACAACAGGTTGGGGATTTGACACTTCAAAGACTGTAGAAGTCGGTAAACTGGCAGTACAGACAGCACTCTGGCCTATGTACGAGATGGAAAACGGTGAGATAACCCAGGTCAAAAAGGTCAAAAATCCAAAACCTGTAGAAGAATATTTGAAACTACAGCGCAGGTTCAAGCATCTTTTCACCAAAGAAGGAGGAGATGAAGAAATTAAAAAGATTCAGGAAACTGCCAATTTCAATATCAAACATTTTGGGTTGCAATAA
- the porA gene encoding pyruvate synthase subunit PorA has product MVELRNITKDMMTVVEGSYAVAHATKVCKPNVISAYPITPQTHIVEDLSQFIADGEIENCDYINVESEFSALSTLVGSSATGARTYSSTTSQGLALMHEVLFNASGMRLPIVVTVVNRALSAPINIWNDQQDSVSERDSGWIQLYAEDVQEAGDMIAQAYKVGEDPDVMLPVMVCMDGFLLSHVYEPVVLLEEDLIDDYLPPFDPEYKLDPKDPKTFGAFAPPASYTEFRYAQEQAMSAALDKIEKAADDFYDVFGRYYGGLIDEYKTDDAEIIIMAKGSIIGTIRDVIDSLRENGVKVGLLKVRALRPFPKDAIKEVVKDTSVVVTLDKNISPGVNEGALCTETKACMYNSDINVPVIGYMIGLGGRDIPEDTIENIVDEAKEVINSGISTESQFTDLREDLI; this is encoded by the coding sequence ATGGTTGAACTTCGAAACATCACAAAAGATATGATGACAGTTGTAGAAGGGTCGTATGCGGTTGCACATGCAACCAAAGTATGTAAACCCAACGTGATATCAGCTTACCCGATAACTCCACAGACCCATATTGTAGAGGACCTTTCACAGTTTATAGCAGATGGAGAAATAGAAAACTGTGACTATATCAATGTAGAATCAGAATTTTCTGCATTATCAACTCTTGTGGGTTCATCTGCTACAGGTGCAAGAACTTATTCATCAACAACATCCCAGGGTCTTGCACTCATGCATGAGGTATTGTTCAATGCCTCTGGTATGAGGTTGCCAATTGTGGTAACAGTGGTAAACCGTGCATTGAGTGCACCCATTAATATCTGGAATGACCAGCAGGATTCTGTATCAGAAAGGGATTCTGGATGGATACAGCTTTATGCTGAAGATGTTCAGGAAGCGGGAGATATGATAGCACAGGCTTATAAGGTAGGGGAAGATCCTGACGTAATGTTGCCTGTTATGGTATGTATGGATGGTTTCCTTCTCTCTCATGTCTATGAGCCGGTGGTTTTGCTTGAAGAAGATCTGATAGATGACTATCTCCCACCTTTTGATCCTGAATACAAACTTGACCCGAAAGACCCGAAAACATTTGGTGCTTTTGCACCACCTGCAAGTTATACCGAGTTCAGATATGCTCAGGAACAGGCAATGTCAGCAGCACTTGACAAAATAGAAAAAGCTGCAGATGATTTTTATGATGTATTTGGCAGGTATTATGGAGGTCTTATTGACGAATATAAAACCGATGATGCTGAAATCATAATAATGGCAAAAGGTTCTATAATAGGTACAATTAGGGATGTAATCGACAGTCTCCGTGAAAATGGTGTGAAGGTAGGACTATTAAAAGTAAGAGCATTAAGACCTTTCCCAAAGGATGCTATAAAAGAAGTAGTAAAAGATACCAGTGTTGTTGTAACACTTGATAAAAACATTTCACCCGGTGTTAATGAAGGAGCACTCTGTACTGAAACCAAGGCATGTATGTACAACTCTGATATTAACGTGCCTGTAATAGGATATATGATTGGTCTTGGTGGACGGGATATACCCGAAGATACTATTGAAAATATAGTTGACGAGGCAAAAGAAGTAATAAATTCAGGTATTTCTACTGAAAGTCAGTTTACTGATTTAAGGGAGGATTTGATATGA
- the porD gene encoding pyruvate synthase subunit PorD, which produces MTISAGGVCEPGTTKKNKTGGWRNYKPIFLYDKCIKCKLCELLCPDEAINPREDGFFEYDYDYCKGCGVCANECPVSAIEMVLEEK; this is translated from the coding sequence ATGACAATTTCTGCAGGCGGTGTCTGTGAACCCGGCACTACTAAAAAGAACAAAACAGGCGGTTGGAGAAACTATAAACCGATTTTCCTGTACGATAAATGTATCAAATGTAAACTCTGCGAACTTCTGTGTCCAGATGAAGCGATTAACCCCAGAGAAGATGGATTTTTTGAATATGATTATGATTACTGCAAAGGGTGCGGAGTCTGTGCAAACGAATGTCCGGTTTCAGCAATTGAGATGGTTTTGGAGGAGAAATAA
- a CDS encoding pyruvate ferredoxin oxidoreductase subunit gamma, translating to MKEIRVHGRGGQGSVTAAELLAIAAFSDGKFSQAFPSFGVERRGAPVQAFTRIGDKPIRLRSQIYEPDYVIVQDPTLIDIVDVAHGMDENGIVIINSDFNPEDFNIDTDAKIMTVDATKIALDIIGRPIVNTILLGAFAGATDEINPESIKEAVKERFPGKIGDKNAEAVQKAYDMIREGNI from the coding sequence ATGAAAGAGATACGAGTACATGGTCGAGGAGGACAAGGATCCGTTACTGCTGCTGAATTGCTTGCAATAGCAGCTTTCAGTGATGGTAAATTTAGCCAGGCTTTTCCGTCTTTTGGAGTTGAGCGTAGAGGTGCACCAGTACAGGCGTTTACCAGAATAGGGGATAAACCCATAAGATTGAGAAGCCAGATATATGAACCAGATTATGTTATAGTCCAGGACCCTACGCTTATCGACATCGTCGATGTTGCACATGGTATGGATGAAAACGGAATTGTAATAATAAACAGCGATTTTAATCCTGAAGATTTCAATATTGATACAGATGCTAAAATAATGACAGTCGATGCTACAAAAATCGCACTGGATATCATCGGTCGACCGATTGTAAATACAATACTTCTGGGGGCTTTTGCAGGAGCAACAGATGAAATAAACCCTGAATCAATTAAAGAAGCTGTTAAAGAGAGATTCCCCGGAAAGATAGGTGATAAAAACGCTGAAGCAGTACAAAAAGCCTACGATATGATAAGGGAGGGCAATATATAA
- a CDS encoding ATP-binding protein has product MANFKVNLEDFTNKDYRVIFNSLTKKEPVRLTSSLNMREDYGVDYISSIDIIPHQETDTLYSIGARMDLGEDTESEKIWQSFLENYQEKYSITGFDKDYKLFYGSNLYTLSFLTDIKRSAYLSTTNNLNLEMLKDNIPPFFEILEDYINTVYDVSEEYIDFSLKPQPTLRTYYYNESNDRIAEEKGSESEKFETISPEQLNVKFDDIGGCEEAKKELDMVAYGIKYPYVFEEYQAEHPHGILLFGPPGTGKTLLAKAVATELETPFIHVHGSDIVSKWYGEAEQNIKEMFEISRSRPHTILFIDEIDSITPAREGSHEATQRIVSTLLDEMDGIKSSDDVILMGATNRPESIDSAFMRPGRFDKKVHVPLPDKEALKQIYSIHLEGKKPEKNIDLEKIASKSEGFSGADVKGVVDLCIKKKISTLRGKLSEKPTKNEVKNLAEPIATQDILNAIEEYQKNLENLRAFGTPGHIPGYI; this is encoded by the coding sequence ATGGCGAATTTCAAGGTAAATCTTGAAGATTTTACTAACAAAGATTACCGAGTTATTTTTAATTCATTGACGAAAAAAGAACCAGTAAGACTCACATCATCTCTTAACATGAGAGAGGATTATGGAGTGGACTATATATCATCAATAGATATAATTCCTCATCAAGAAACAGATACACTGTATTCAATAGGGGCGCGAATGGATCTTGGGGAAGATACAGAATCTGAAAAAATATGGCAAAGTTTTCTGGAAAATTATCAGGAAAAATACAGTATAACAGGTTTTGACAAGGATTATAAACTGTTTTACGGTTCCAACTTGTACACACTTTCTTTTCTTACAGATATAAAACGTTCAGCCTATCTTTCAACTACAAACAATCTCAATCTGGAAATGCTGAAGGATAATATCCCACCGTTTTTTGAAATACTTGAGGATTACATTAATACAGTCTATGATGTATCTGAGGAATATATTGATTTTAGCCTCAAACCGCAACCTACACTTAGAACCTATTATTACAACGAATCCAATGACAGAATTGCTGAAGAAAAAGGTAGTGAATCGGAAAAATTTGAAACCATATCACCTGAACAGCTAAATGTTAAGTTTGATGATATCGGTGGATGTGAAGAAGCCAAAAAGGAGCTGGATATGGTTGCCTATGGTATCAAGTATCCCTATGTATTTGAGGAATACCAGGCTGAACATCCTCATGGGATACTGCTTTTTGGTCCACCGGGTACTGGTAAAACCCTCCTTGCAAAGGCAGTTGCTACAGAACTTGAAACGCCTTTTATACACGTGCATGGTTCTGATATAGTGTCCAAGTGGTATGGTGAAGCCGAACAAAACATTAAAGAAATGTTTGAAATATCAAGGTCAAGACCTCATACAATATTGTTTATAGATGAAATCGATTCCATAACACCTGCAAGAGAAGGTTCTCATGAGGCAACACAAAGGATTGTATCAACCCTTCTCGATGAAATGGATGGTATAAAAAGTTCTGATGATGTCATATTAATGGGAGCAACAAATAGACCTGAAAGTATTGACAGCGCTTTTATGCGTCCCGGAAGGTTTGATAAAAAGGTACATGTCCCACTGCCTGATAAGGAAGCTTTAAAACAAATCTACAGTATCCATCTGGAAGGTAAAAAACCAGAAAAAAATATAGACCTTGAAAAAATAGCTTCAAAAAGTGAGGGTTTCAGTGGTGCAGATGTTAAAGGTGTAGTTGACCTGTGTATAAAGAAAAAGATAAGTACGCTTAGAGGAAAGCTTTCAGAAAAACCTACCAAAAATGAAGTAAAAAACCTCGCTGAACCCATTGCCACTCAGGATATTTTGAATGCTATTGAAGAGTATCAAAAAAATCTGGAGAATTTGAGGGCATTTGGAACCCCTGGACACATACCCGGATATATCTGA
- a CDS encoding AAA family ATPase encodes MKIIAFVGMPASGKSEASSVVEKLGIKVVNMGDVIREEVERRSLEPTDANIGGVANQLRNEEGFDVVAKRSVPKIMKLSEDLIAIDGIRGIAEVERFKKEFGEKFTLVSIDSPLDMRFKRVQKRKRSDDMADINELKERDERELSWGMDKAMEIADIVIENTGTLDEFRNKIESLVEYLMVEVEVSAVVNPTENETYVANALKNIFGDIELETLDTAQQHKKRLSGTGDVETLKNLHEMFRKEKILDTGRMQLEGGLSIDGLSTHFIINKQVASVGRMNFPADEEPLGSIHVTITTSSKDEMEKIFDWLTPPTKEGRPKFEMEIRQF; translated from the coding sequence ATGAAAATTATAGCTTTTGTAGGAATGCCAGCGTCTGGAAAATCTGAAGCATCATCTGTTGTGGAAAAACTGGGTATTAAGGTCGTCAACATGGGTGATGTCATCAGAGAAGAAGTAGAAAGAAGGTCATTGGAACCAACTGATGCCAATATCGGTGGTGTTGCCAACCAGCTTAGAAACGAAGAGGGATTTGATGTAGTTGCAAAAAGAAGTGTTCCAAAAATAATGAAACTCTCTGAAGACCTGATAGCTATTGATGGTATCCGCGGGATTGCTGAAGTTGAAAGGTTTAAGAAAGAGTTTGGTGAAAAATTTACACTGGTATCTATTGACTCACCTCTTGATATGCGTTTTAAACGTGTTCAAAAACGCAAAAGAAGCGATGATATGGCTGACATTAATGAATTAAAAGAAAGGGATGAAAGAGAACTCAGCTGGGGTATGGACAAAGCAATGGAAATTGCAGATATTGTTATAGAAAATACCGGTACACTTGATGAGTTCAGAAATAAAATCGAATCCCTTGTAGAATATCTCATGGTCGAGGTGGAAGTTTCTGCGGTTGTCAATCCCACCGAAAATGAGACTTATGTAGCAAATGCCCTAAAAAACATTTTTGGTGATATCGAACTTGAAACACTGGACACCGCACAGCAGCACAAAAAACGGTTATCAGGTACTGGTGATGTTGAAACCCTGAAAAATCTTCATGAAATGTTTAGAAAAGAAAAAATACTGGACACAGGAAGAATGCAGCTGGAGGGAGGGCTTTCAATCGATGGTTTATCCACACATTTTATTATTAACAAACAGGTGGCATCAGTGGGCAGGATGAACTTTCCGGCAGATGAGGAACCATTGGGGTCTATACACGTAACCATTACCACAAGTTCAAAAGATGAAATGGAGAAAATCTTCGACTGGCTGACCCCCCCTACAAAAGAGGGAAGACCCAAATTTGAAATGGAAATAAGGCAATTCTAA
- a CDS encoding sugar phosphate isomerase/epimerase family protein, with protein sequence MNTKRLSFSSHSVVDNPFNWVYELEDYGYTGWEIVQEGSQKLDNDSLKNVRELYETTNLDITTHLPFSDLNLSSLNPGIHREVLNQMKYNLEIASEFADIAVIHPGYKSPHGAQVPEKAWNKTIESLEIICDYADDYNMQIAVENMPNIPHIFGKEPREMIDIIKSVNRDNLGITFDIGHANTLNMVDDFLNECKNWITHIHIHDNTGKKDEHLPVGSGDINWKKVFKGLSNYKGRYVTELRTLEDGIKSLEYIKSL encoded by the coding sequence ATGAACACCAAAAGACTTAGTTTTTCATCCCATTCAGTAGTTGATAATCCATTCAACTGGGTCTATGAACTGGAAGATTACGGATATACTGGGTGGGAAATTGTACAGGAAGGTTCCCAGAAATTGGATAATGATTCACTAAAAAATGTCAGAGAACTGTACGAAACCACTAATCTGGATATAACCACCCACCTTCCATTTTCAGACCTGAATCTTTCCAGTTTGAATCCCGGAATACATAGAGAAGTTTTGAACCAGATGAAATATAATCTGGAAATTGCATCCGAATTTGCAGACATCGCAGTCATTCATCCGGGATATAAGTCCCCTCATGGTGCACAGGTTCCGGAAAAAGCCTGGAATAAAACTATCGAATCTCTGGAAATAATCTGTGATTATGCAGATGACTACAATATGCAGATTGCAGTCGAAAATATGCCAAACATTCCTCATATATTCGGTAAAGAGCCCCGGGAAATGATAGACATCATAAAATCGGTAAACAGAGATAATCTGGGTATTACCTTTGATATTGGGCATGCAAACACCTTGAACATGGTGGATGATTTTTTGAATGAATGTAAAAATTGGATTACACATATCCATATCCATGATAATACCGGTAAAAAAGATGAACATCTACCAGTAGGTTCTGGTGATATCAACTGGAAAAAGGTTTTCAAGGGTTTATCGAATTATAAAGGAAGATATGTTACAGAATTAAGAACTCTTGAAGACGGAATAAAGAGTTTGGAATACATCAAAAGTCTTTAA